The proteins below come from a single Felis catus isolate Fca126 chromosome A1, F.catus_Fca126_mat1.0, whole genome shotgun sequence genomic window:
- the ICE1 gene encoding little elongation complex subunit 1 isoform X5: MMPGETHSAAPGTAADLSRCQGCASLQQNLNEYVEALITLKQKIINTDNLLTEYQKKCDELQFARRENSTLHHQVEQMLQKISPLQKCQEELGSLKAELEEKKSSLKLYQDTHQEYARVKEECLKTDAQKKKLEAKVKKLEEAAVKQTQDFKQLRTEKKILEKEFRKTQERLDEFSKQKTAKELRHIGTQISSDSYGSIDKRKVKLLLKELWLCINTTHRLPGEGSRCVPEKPAKENPPAPRESRDAGAPPPAGGGPLRAAAVQTCLTELSMEIEGDFSACKSVGTEGPGAAAHRPERVSPEGRNPEVSLHRSEQDSADFSDRDRFFDEDLQAAVDFFRLPPPLLSPVPSPPLASLPHLSTLPSSLAPETYFGEYTDSSDDESSQPRNSAASVSEDETSESHYFGSSGRSDGRRDTREEKLTSHEASRTLTALEVNGVTAVGFGTVTAALREPSATRALAREQPWAVSSEATSDRERGILDEAQRLREGREADKSVQTENTLDDTGGSVCGGTSGRQAQDGAAALWRADVHHPPLGSRPFSDLVESEGKTLLSEMIGSPKPQFTTWTLTNEIPFESDHVSISDHFQGMCRVLGKDRDVQRFILGASPEPADDAGHTVGTTGLGVDARLSSSPTSGASSVCSDSQPCSDAHLPPDSAPTELQRSEQKLRAEAFTLLDLQPEPPECPAGENHLENSLYALSAELGTSHFNNLSSSEVEGTDVGKGMPRVCSLPHSVFIKAAKEAQCRSQGPRTEPSLTRADSAPLVESQCGLTKSGFGFVKSPSWHQSDLLRRGSEERLRAKSEHEHQTDHQLQKAVPALENRGPASRPELARENNPAGLRAAPSLLPNQVSVITKQARPETAHGARSEHWGPQRTEPTFVTASGAGRGGEREDLAWNVPGAAATGGTSPQVSASRRKLDFNFPSGSVPVENPHCSTSSKLSFSCEKIPVPNQDVLTGAPAQEAVQEQGLLLRAPSLDSSGLPVDGRLPATPAPVSRSFPGAGAPCGGSGRSGGGALAVSEDPPGGRQSLRGSLELPSPTPGGASPGDPGTSGTALPSTGLGKDEETRGVPPGALAAAPCCYTGIREAGGGDTEVEESEAPSCSEGESEPEAVTGAAQHGAASASGEGGGALGAGAAESRPSVEVGCLTSALQDFNISTLSEIDGLSTSEVVMFLESCQLRDYSSGDSVSECSSKGTLSKDMSKELKPGEPSGEKYRKQLCEDEAFETPEEWLESEEEDGPLRGTRRLSRRSLETLSEVLTKIGQELQASCEGPAGEDAADFVLFNVHDAVTAGPVREHGPPREAGDPSPLPTGTPPPAAGLAGEGGSPGSGPAGNGSALSGPEAASQVTSPNRGGEEGLSEAAEHSALDADSGAGQTAERGAEGEAETTFQCQISTVTSEVINVLINKDQNLVIEKGDHWTIINGVALMPNVDQVILCDTPEDIAVSPEPGGPGAGFISVTAVDKSPETGHPGLAFPEPQGGSLPGAQEEISSSSQSTNFDKSRLRNRPVKPSVRLSSEIYDQNFESQVVASDHTYFNSKLEPFGKNKNRSKVANKDQSNKPAKTSASSRVEANQSEGSQSFLGERENTKTQRNQTQTILANADTSTPTDCSDTLSKIRQEVGPPLPPLLAPLVATPPRTSRPVSPLIAASTPSSPASPIGPISPLCEIPVPPAMSPLPEEPGCPSPPHTSPSPSTAAAGERILSSPLQFCAATPKHALPVPGRLPPFAAAHAAVAGPQENSVKILDSMYPELSARARTLNILKGNIQLSRGPPADCKNLSGPVGAITGFKAITSTSTAFVKTGGSSGSDCSQDKSKDTGTHQDSGGKRTLSASTLRSAKRLRLDSGSPEPEPGSTAAEGVHKTLRRSLPQAEGVATEEERSALPTVSTASQLPPNPKETVESHDKAIADALKKIAESSFDLLPVIRSHVYVGNISKKPVMRDQEKEVVHEFSTTKKHLAECLLHSILSELKIQKISLERNYIHALCRVYVGICRQLGDLERARLFCYSLLKEDFPESEKLTLFIANMWHDIFISQSVINKAMQLVARQRAKGEVRNCLRAFLNWEKNAPVDVGFMVSKLLLTIQLCPKTEFQSSEKFGEDLSDNTWEYIFAIDLLCCHQKWIWTHDNIISKELWPVMDKWIKYRKGHANIAYTPDIIIASILRLIGAL; this comes from the exons GGAAAGTAAAGCTGCTTCTGAAGGAACTCTGGCTCTGTATAAACACAACACACAGACTGCCTGGTGAAGGCAGCAGGTGTGTCCCAG AAAAACCCGCCAAAGAAAACCCCCCCGCACCCAGAGAGTCCCGGGACGCTGGCGCACCCCCTCCGGCGGGAGGCGGTCCCCTCAGAGCCGCAGCCGTGCAGACGTGCCTGACGGAACTGTCCATGGAGATAGAGGGCGACTTCTCTGCCTGTAAGAGTGTGGGAACAGAGGGGCCCGGTGCCGCTGCTCACCGTCCCGAACGCGTGTCTCCCGAGGGCCGGAATCCTGAGGTCTCGCTGCACAGGAGTGAGCAGGACAGCGCTGACTTCTCTGATCGTGATCGCTTTTTCGATGAAGATCTCCAGGCTGCAGTCGACTTCTTCAGACTTCCCCCTCCTCTTTTGTCTCCGGTGCCGTCCCCGCCTCTGGCGTCCTTACCACACCTGAGCACGTTACCTTCTTCGCTCGCACCT GAAACCTACTTCGGAGAGTATACGGATTCCAGTGACGATGAGTCGTCCCAACCTAGAAATTCTGCCGCGTCTGTTTCAGAAGATGAGACGTCTGAATCACATTACTTTGGCTCATCCGGAAGAAGTGATGGAAGGAGGGATACGCGGGAGGAAAAGCTCACATCGCACgaagcctccagaactctgactGCGCTGGAAGTAAATGGAGTGACAGCGGTTGGGTTTGGGACAGTCACAGCGGCCCTGAGAGAGCCTTCAGCCACACGTGCTTTAGCTCGCGAGCAACCCTGGGCAGTGTCCTCGGAAGCCACGAGTGACAGGGAAAGAGGCATTTTAGATGAGgcacagagactgagagagggTCGCGAAGCGGACAAGTCGGTGCAGACAGAGAACACGCTCGATGACACCGGAGGAAGCGTGTGTGGGGGGACGTCTGGCCGCCAGGCCCAGGACGGGGCGGCGGCCCTCTGGAGGGCTGACGTGCATCACCCTCCCCTCGGCAGCAGACCATTCAGTGACCTCGTGGAATCTGAAGGAAAGACCCTGCTGTCCGAAATGATAGGATCGCCCAAACCACAGTTTACTACGTGGACACTGACAAACGAAATCCCTTTTGAATCGGATCATGTATCCATTTCTGACCACTTTCAGGGAATGTGTAGAGTGTTGGGAAAAGACAGAGATGTTCAGAGGTTCATTTTAGGAGCCTCGCCTGAACCAGCAGACGACGCAGGTCACACAGTGGGCACCACGGGGCTCGGTGTTGACGCCAGGCTTTCTTCCTCTCCTACCTCGGGGGCGTCGTCTGTGTGCAGTGACTCCCAGCCTTGCTCTGATGCCCACCTTCCTCCTGACTCCGCCCCCACCGAGCTGCAGCGCTCAGAACAGAAGCTGCGAGCTGAGGCCTTCACCTTGCTGGACCTGCAGCCCGAGCCCCCAGAGTGTCCTGCCGGAGAGAACCATCTGGAAAACAGCTTGTATGCTTTGAGCGCCGAGTTGGGAACATCACATTTTAATAACCTGAGTAGCAGTGAGGTCGAGGGCACAGACGTTGGGAAAGGCATGCCCAGAGTCTGTTCACTTCCGCATTCGGTGTTCATAAAGGCCGCGAAAGAGGCTCAGTGTCGAAGTCAGGGTCCGAGAACTGAGCCCTCCCTGACCAGGGCGGATTCCGCGCCGTTGGTGGAGTCTCAGTGCGGCTTGACCAAGAGTGGGTTTGGCTTCGTGAAAAGCCCTTCCTGGCACCAGAGTGACCTGTTAAGGAGAGGTAGCGAGGAAAGGCTGAGAGCTAAATCAGAACACGAACACCAGACTGACCATCAGTTACAAAAGGCAGTGCCAGCCTTAGAAAACAGGGGACCCGCGTCCAGGCCTGAACTCGCCAGAGAAAATAACCCCGCGGGGCTCAGGGCCGCTCCATCACTGTTGCCTAACCAAGTTTCGGTGATCACCAAGCAGGCCAGACCCGAAACGGCACACGGGGCTAGGTCAGAGCACTGGGGGCCGCAGAGGACTGAGCCTACCTTTGTGACAGCGTCTGGAGCGGGacgtggtggagagagagaggacctggCCTGGAATGTGCCGGGGGCGGCTGCTACAGGGGGGACCTCGCCACAAGTTTCTGCCTCGAGGAGAAAGTTAGATTTCAATTTTCCAAGCGGTTCTGTACCTGTAGAAAATCCTCACTGTTCCACAAGTAGCAAACTGTCTTTCTCTTGTGAAAAGATCCCAGTCCCGAACCAGGATGTCCTGACGGGAGCCCCGGCACAGGAGGCAGTGCAGGAGCAAGGTCTGCTCCTCCGCGCCCCGAGTCTGGACTCGTCCGGGCTGCCTGTGGATGGACGCCTTCCGGCCACGCCGGCACCCGTGTCGAGAAGCTTTCCTGGTGCAGGAGCACCGTGTGGGGGCTCGGGCAGATCTGGCGGGGGGGCCCTGGCCGTGTCCGAGGACCCTCCTGGCGGGCGGCAGAGCCTGAGGGGGTCTCTGGAGCTGCCGTCGCCGACCCCGGGCGGCGCTTCTCCCGGAGACCCAGGCACCTCCGGGACGGCGCTCCCGTCGACGGGTCTCGGGAAAGATGAAGAGACACGCGGCGTCCCTCCGGGTGCCCTGGCCGCGGCCCCGTGTTGTTACACGGGCAtccgggaggcgggaggcggcGACACGGAGGTGGAAGAGAGCGAGGCACCCAGCTGCAGCGAGGGCGAGAGCGAGCCTGAGGCCGTGACGGGGGCCGCCCAGCACGGGGCCGCCAGCGCCTCCGGGGAAGGTGGGGGAGCCCTGGGGGCCGGCGCGGCCGAGAGCAGGCCCTCCGTGGAGGTGGGGTGTCTGACCTCGGCCCTGCAGGACTTCAACATCAGTACCCTCTCGGAGATAGACGGACTTTCTACGTCCGAGGTCGTCATGTTTCTCGAAAGTTGTCAGTTAAGAGATTATAGTTCCGGGGACTCTGTTTCAGAATGTTCTAGCAAAGGAACCCTGAGTAAGGACATGAGCAAAGAGTTAAAGCCAGGTGAGCCATCAGGAGAAAAGTACAGGAAGCAGCTGTGTGAAGACGAAGCGTTCGAAACCCCGGAAGAGTGGCTCGAGTCCGAGGAGGAGGACGGGCCCCTGCGGGGCACGCGGCGGCTCTCTCGGCGCTCTCTGGAAACGCTGTCAGAGGTCCTCACCAAGATCGGACAGGAGCTTCAGGCCAGCTGCGAGGGCCCCGCCGGAGAGGATGCTGCCGATTTCGTGCTCTTCAACGTGCACGACGCCGTGACCGCCGGGCCCGTCCGAGAGCACGGCCCACCTCGGGAAGCGGGGGACCCCTCGCCACTGCCCACGGGTACGCCCCCTCCAGCAGCCGGCCTGGCCGGCGAGGGCGGCTCTCCAGGCAGCGGTCCCGCGGGGAACGGAAGCGCCCTCAGCGGACCCGAGGCCGCTTCCCAGGTCACCAGCCCGAAccgtggtggggaggagggcctgTCAGAAGCGGCGGAGCACTCAGCCCTGGACGCCGACTCGGGAGCGGGGCAGACGGCGGAGCGCGGTGCCGAAGGGGAGGCGGAAACGACATTCCAGTGCCAGATCTCTACAGTGACCTCCGAGGTCATCAATGTGCTGATCAACAAGGATCAGAATCTAGTCATTGAAAAGGGGGACCACTGGACCATCATCAACGGGGTGGCTCTCATGCCAAACGTGGACCAGGTTATACTGTGCGACACTCCCGAGGACATCGCTGTCTCCCCGGAGCCGGGAGGCCCGGGAGCCGGTTTCATCTCCGTCACTGCTGTGGACAAGTCTCCAGAGACCGGTCACCCTGGCCTTGCGTTTCCGGAGCCCCAGGGCGGCAGCCTCCCGGGTGCCCAGGAAGAAATCTCCAGCAGTAGTCAGAGCACCAACTTCGATAAAAGTCGCTTGCGCAACAGGCCGGTCAAACCTAGTGTGAGGCTTAGCTCCGAAATCTACGACCAGAACTTCGAGTCTCAGGTAGTTGCGTCCGATCACACGTATTTTAACTCAAAACTGGAGCCGTTTGGCAAGAATAAGAATCGATCCAAGGTGGCCAACAAAGATCAGTCAAACAAGCCAGCAAAGACCTCGGCGTCAAGCAGAGTTGAAGCTAATCAGAGTGAAGGCTCCCAGTCATTTTTaggggaaagagagaacacaaaaacCCAGAGAAATCAAACTCAGACCATCCTAGCCAATGCGGACACGTCGACCCCCACGGACTGTTCTGACACCCTGAGTAAAATACGGCAGGAGGTGGGGCCCCCTCTGCCACCCTTGCTTGCTCCCTTGGTTGCCACCCCCCCACGGACTTCCCGGCCGGTGTCTCCTCTGATAGCCgcttccactccctcctcccccgcctctcCCATCGGCCCCATTTCTCCCTTGTGTGAAATCCCGGTGCCTCCTGCGATGTCTCCTTTGCCGGAAGAGCCCGGATGCCCCTCGCCCCCGCACACGTCCCCGTCCCCGTCCACCGCAGCAGCCGGCGAGAGGATCCTGTCGTCTCCCCTGCAGTTCTGTGCTGCGACGCCGAAGCATGCCCTCCCTGTGCCGGGCCGCCTCCCCCCCTTTGCTGCCGCCCACGCAGCTGTGGCCGGACCCCAGGAGAATTCCGTCAAAATCCTCGACAGCATGTACCCGGAGTTGTCTGCCAGGGCCCGCACCCTCAACATCCTCAAAGGGAACATTCAGCTCTCCCGGGGCCCACCTGCTGACTGTAAGAACTTATCAGGGCCCGTCGGCGCCATCACAGGATTCAAAGCAATCACGTCAACGTCAACCGCCTTTGTGAAAACGGGGGGCAGCTCTGGGAGTGACTGCAGTCAGGATAAGTCCAAAGATACGGGGACTCACCAGGACTCAGGTGGGAAAAGGACGTTGTCTGCATCTACGCTGAGGAGCGCTAAGAGACTGCGGCTGGACAGCGGGTCCCCAGAACCAGAACCCGGGAGCACTGCCGCAGAAGGAGTCCACAAGACCCTCCGGAGGAGCCTCCCTCAGGCTGAAGGCGTGGcgacagaggaggagagaagtgCTCTTCCGACCGTCAGTACAGCCTCACAGTTGCCTCCAAACCCGAAAGAAACCGTAGAGTCCCACGACAAAGCCATAGCTGACGCGCTGAAGAAGATTGCAGAGTCGTCTTTTGATCTCCTGCCTGTCATTCGGAGTCACGTGTATGTGGGAAATATCTCCAAAAAGCCCGTAATGAGAGATCAAGAGAAGGAAGTTGTTCACGAATTCAGCACAACCAAAAAG CATCTAGCAGAGTGCTTGCTTCACTCCATCCTCTCAGAGCTGAAGATTCAGAAGATCTCCCTGGAGCGCAATTACATTCACGCCCTCTGCAGGGTGTACGTGGGCATATGCCGGCAGCTGGGAGACTTGGAGCGAGCCCGCCTGTTTTGCTACAGCCTACTGAAGGAAG ATTTTCCGGAATCAGAAAAATTGACTTTGTTCATTGCAAACatgtggcatgatatatttatttCCCAGTCGGTGATTAATAAAGCAATGCAGCTGGTTGCCAGGCAGCGTGCGAAAGGAGAGGTTCGGAACTGTCTGAGAGCGTTCCTCAACTGGGAAAAG AATGCTCCTGTGGATGTGGGTTTCATGGTTTCTAAGCTGCTTTTGACCATACAGCTGTGTCCAAAAACAGAATTCCAGTCCAGTGAAAAGTTTGGTGAGGATTTGAGTGATAACACTTGGGAGTACATATTTGCCATTGACCTGCTGTGCTGCCACCAGAAGTGGATTTGGACACACGACAACATTATAAG TAAAGAGCTGTGGCCCGTCATGGATAAGTGGATAAAATACCGAAAAGGACATGCAAACATTGCATATACTCCCGACATTATTATAGCATCAATTCTGAGGCTGATTG GTGCTCTCTAA